In a genomic window of Flavobacterium crassostreae:
- a CDS encoding alpha/beta hydrolase, producing MRILILLLFFINFLFSQEIDENKYYAETKTVYLNSLVFNKSRELQIFLPDEYFKQPEKKFKTIYLFDSQNQRIFNYVKGNIELLSMNHIEPLIIVGIVTEDRWFEFLPVNNNPETLKEYEPPIGGADTLIIHIKNEVEPYLKEKYRIENSKLGIGHSLGGTFLMYFNIKEPSFFESNILLSPNFTYDNEQLIKHTKKFYIKNRTVSKEFFVFSGYKDSYEEKFNKSLFKINNWIRKNENENIKWEYEKLKIDNHGKIWLEGIYKGLLKIKSIKT from the coding sequence ATGAGAATACTTATTCTACTTTTATTTTTCATAAATTTTTTATTTTCACAAGAAATTGATGAAAACAAATATTATGCTGAAACCAAAACTGTGTATCTAAATTCTTTAGTTTTTAATAAATCAAGAGAGTTACAAATATTTTTGCCTGACGAATACTTTAAGCAACCAGAGAAAAAATTTAAAACTATATATTTATTTGACTCACAGAACCAACGAATTTTTAATTATGTAAAAGGTAATATTGAATTATTATCAATGAATCATATTGAACCTTTGATAATTGTTGGTATAGTAACAGAAGATAGATGGTTTGAATTTTTGCCTGTGAATAATAATCCTGAAACGTTAAAAGAATACGAACCACCAATAGGTGGAGCTGATACTTTAATTATTCATATTAAAAATGAAGTTGAACCATATTTAAAAGAAAAATATAGAATTGAAAATTCAAAACTTGGAATTGGTCATTCATTAGGCGGAACTTTTTTGATGTATTTTAACATAAAAGAACCCTCTTTTTTTGAATCAAATATACTATTAAGTCCCAACTTCACTTATGATAACGAACAACTAATTAAACATACAAAAAAATTCTATATTAAAAATAGAACAGTAAGTAAAGAGTTTTTTGTTTTTAGTGGCTATAAAGATAGTTATGAAGAAAAATTTAATAAATCTTTATTTAAAATAAACAATTGGATTAGAAAAAATGAAAATGAAAACATAAAATGGGAATATGAAAAACTAAAGATTGATAATCATGGTAAAATATGGTTAGAAGGAATTTATAAAGGATTATTAAAAATAAAAAGTATAAAAACCTAA